The Lysobacter enzymogenes DNA segment GAGCGCAAGCGCTCGGCGGTGCGTTCGAGCCAGCGCTGCGCATCGTCGGCGCCGTCGGCGTCGGCGACCGCGACCGCCCAGGCGCGGCCGCTGGCATGGTCGAAGGCGAGGAAGCGGCGCGCCCGCATCCACAATGCATCGGGCGCGTCGGTGCGGTGGCCGCGTTCGCCGTCGAACAGGGCCTGGGCTTCGTAGCCGAAGTAGCCGACGTAGCCGCCGCGGAATTCGAACGGCAACGCGTCGGCGGGGCCGGCGACCGCCTGCGCCAGTTCGGCGCGCAATTGCGCCAGCAAGGCGTGCCCGCCCGACAGCGCCGCGTCGTCGTCGCCGATGCGGTAGGCCAGCACCTGCGCCGGGTCGGCGTCGCCCATGAACGAACACGCCGCGTCGCCGGCGACCTGGCTGTCGAGCCAGAACGCGTGCGGCGACTGCGCATAGCACTGCGCGAACGCGCTTTCGGCTTCGGGCGCGGGCTCCAGCGCGCGCGCCCAGGCGCGCAGCGCGGCCGGCGGCGTCGCCGCGACGGGTTCGATCCGCTCGGCCGGTGCGGCGGGTTCTGAGGGTTCTGCGGGTCCGACCGACTCGACCGCCGCCACCGATGCGCGCGCAGCGACGACCGCCGCGGCGCTTTCGCGCCAGCCGAGCGCGACGCCGCCGCGATGGCGGTGCGCGAGTTCGCGGAAGTTGCCGATCATCGCCAGGCCGTGCTCGCTCAGCACCGACTCGGGATGGAACTGCACGCCCCATTGCGGCCGCCGGCGATGGCGCAGCGCCATGATCACGCCGTCGTGGCTGTGCGCGCTGGCTTCCAGCTCCGGCGGCAGCGGCGCGGCGGCGATCAGCGAGTGGTAGCGGATCGCGACCAGATCCTGCGGCAGGCCGGCGAACAGGCCGCGGCCGTCGTGGCGCAGGCGCGCGGGCCGGCCGTGCACCGGCTCGGGCGCGTGGGCGATGCGGCCGCCGTTGGCGTGGGCGATGGCCTGGAATCCCAGGCACACCCCGAGCAACGGCAGGGCCGTGCGTTCGATCGCCGGGCGCGACAGGCCCAGGTCGGCGGCGTGGGCGGCGCTGCCGGGGCCGGGCGAAACCACGATGCAGTCGTAGCGCGCGTCGGCGCGCAGCCCGTCCCAATCCGCCGCGTCGTTGCGCAGCACGGTCGGCGCCTGGCCGAACGCGCGGCCGATCAGGTCGGCGAGGTTCCAGGTGAAGGAGTCGTAGTTGTCGATCAACAGGCAACGCATGATCGGCCTATTGTCGTACAAAGCCGCGCTGACGCGGCGGCGCGGCCTGGACGAACCACGGCGCGCGCAACGCCGTGCCGGTGCCGGCCCGCGCGAAACCGCGGGATCGCAGCCGGCGCTCGGGTTCGAATCCGTGCGCGCGCACCGCGCCGGCGCGGCCGCTCAGGCCGCGCGCGGCAGCCAGACCAGGCTCAGCACGCCGCCGTCGGCGTCGAAGCGGTAGTGCGCGGCGAAGCCCTGGCCGCGGCGCACGCCGGGGGCGAGGTCCTCGGCGCAGGCGAAGTCCAGGCGTTGCGGCCCGACCCGGACCAGCCGCATCGCCTCGAACCCGAACAAGCGCCGCACCTGCGGGAACAGCGCCTTGTACAGGCTTTCCTTGGCCGAGAACGTCGCCGCCAGTCCGGCGGCCGGATCGGCGAAGCCGGCCGCGATCCGCGCCTGCTCGTCGGCGTCGACGACCAGGCCGCGGATCTCCGCCGCGCGCGCGGCATCGAGCGGGCGTTCGATGTCCACGCCCAGGCCGAGGGTGTCGGCGTCGCTCGCGGCCAGGCACAGCGCGCGGTCGCCGGCGTGGGTGATCGACGCGATCGTGCCGGGCGGCCACAGCGGCTCGCGGTCGCGGCCGATCGCGACCGTCGCCGGCGCCGCGCCGAGCCGGTCCAGCGCGCGGCGCGCGCACAGGCGCCCGGCCAGGAACTCGCTGCGGCGCTTGGGCACGGCGCGGTCGAGCTGCGCCGGCAGTTCGATGCCGTAGCGCGCGAACAGGCCGTCGCGATACGCGCCCAGGTCGAAACGGCAGGCGTGGCCGGCGAAACGGCGGCCGAACGCCTCGATCTCGATGTCG contains these protein-coding regions:
- the pabB gene encoding aminodeoxychorismate synthase component I yields the protein MRCLLIDNYDSFTWNLADLIGRAFGQAPTVLRNDAADWDGLRADARYDCIVVSPGPGSAAHAADLGLSRPAIERTALPLLGVCLGFQAIAHANGGRIAHAPEPVHGRPARLRHDGRGLFAGLPQDLVAIRYHSLIAAAPLPPELEASAHSHDGVIMALRHRRRPQWGVQFHPESVLSEHGLAMIGNFRELAHRHRGGVALGWRESAAAVVAARASVAAVESVGPAEPSEPAAPAERIEPVAATPPAALRAWARALEPAPEAESAFAQCYAQSPHAFWLDSQVAGDAACSFMGDADPAQVLAYRIGDDDAALSGGHALLAQLRAELAQAVAGPADALPFEFRGGYVGYFGYEAQALFDGERGHRTDAPDALWMRARRFLAFDHASGRAWAVAVADADGADDAQRWLERTAERLRSLPPAPAPCAPPALAGLDVAMDLGHDDYLAAIGECRRAIFEGESYQVCLTNRLRVRAPLDPLALYRHLRRGNAAPFGAFLRSGAHCVLSTSPERFLRVDGAGRIQAKPIKGTIRRSSDPALDAQYAQRLADSDKDRAENLMIVDLMRNDLNRVAERGSVEVPALAAIESYRTVHQLVSTVEARLRPQCDLIDLLRASFPGGSISGAPKRRTLAIIDRLERSARGVYCGSIGYLGYGRVADLNIGIRTLAFDGEELSFGAGGAITWLSDAESEFQEMLLKAEAVLRPLWDYLGGGAPFACEVRADRLAVEPNG
- a CDS encoding 4'-phosphopantetheinyl transferase family protein, which translates into the protein MTADAPATADSASPDPGQAFLREAGDIEIEAFGRRFAGHACRFDLGAYRDGLFARYGIELPAQLDRAVPKRRSEFLAGRLCARRALDRLGAAPATVAIGRDREPLWPPGTIASITHAGDRALCLAASDADTLGLGVDIERPLDAARAAEIRGLVVDADEQARIAAGFADPAAGLAATFSAKESLYKALFPQVRRLFGFEAMRLVRVGPQRLDFACAEDLAPGVRRGQGFAAHYRFDADGGVLSLVWLPRAA